In Spiroplasma clarkii, the DNA window ATTTAAAATTATTCTTGAAAAATAATCATTTCACAAGATTTTGTAGTCTAATTTTAGCTTTAAAACTTCTTCATTGGCTATTTCTGTAAAAATATTTTTATCAAATTTACTAAAATGTTTTGATAAGTTACTTTGTAAACGATACATTGAATCATAGTGTAGAATATTATCTTTAAAGAAATCAATGTAATACCAGTTAGTGTTACGAACCTTAACACCAACTTTGAATTTACGGTTAATTTGATTAACAAAATCCATGAATTGAGTGTCGGTTTTCTCAACCCTGGCTGCAGTAATTATTACAACATTTTTAATTTGTCTGTTTTTGATTTTTTGCTGAGCATAGTATAAATATTCATTAATTACTCCAAAACTTTTTTCACTTAAAGATTTTTTGGCAAAGTCTATCATAAAACTTAGTAAATAAAAGTCACAAAAAGCTTCAGTTAATAGAGTTTTATAATCATACATTTCAATCCCGAGTTTAGTTCTTTCCAAATAGACATTAAATTCTTTCATTAGCAAATTATAAATTGTTTGAGAAACTTTAGCTTTATAATCATTTAATTGTTCTCTTAATATCTTTGTGTTTCTTACACTCATTTTTCCACCACCTTTATTCAATTTTATCTAAAACAGCATTTAAAAATGCAGTATCTCAACTTGGCAAGAATTCTCGCACCATGTCAATACTTTCATTAACTACAATTGCTTTACTTGTGATCTTTTGAGTTATTTCATAGCTACCATTAATCAAAATTGCTTTGATAATATTGGGGAGACGTTCCCAAGTTCAATTTTCACTAATTAAAGGTTTCACTGCTTCTTGAATTTCAACAAAATGATCTAGTACCTTCATGATGAAGTTACTCATATCATCACTGTTTTCTTCAAATTGTGTTCCATCTAATACCTCTTGTTTTAACTTGGTTAAATCCTCATCAACAATGTATAACTTATACAAGATTTGTACACAATACCTTCTTCTAGTTTTTAAATAGCTAACTGTTTTTTCCATAAGTAAATTCCTTTTTTTGAAGTTATCCTTCTTATTATAACAAAATATTTACAATCACCAAGAAACAACCCTTGTAAATTAAAAAATTCTCATATATTTATGAGAATTTTTGCTTAACTATAATTTATTGATTACTAGCTTCTTCTGGAGTTCCTGGATTTTCTGGTGGAGTTGGGGTTGGTGTAACTCCATCTGTGATTTTAATTTTTGTTAAACTTCTTAAAGTAACGTTAACTCCAAACAGTTTAAAGTCTTTAATAGTTGATGAACCACCCTCAATTTTTTCAAGTTTTCCTTCATTACCAGTAACAAAAGTTAATTTTTCATCCTTATTTTTAAAGGGATTCATCAA includes these proteins:
- a CDS encoding transcription antitermination factor NusB, with translation MEKTVSYLKTRRRYCVQILYKLYIVDEDLTKLKQEVLDGTQFEENSDDMSNFIMKVLDHFVEIQEAVKPLISENWTWERLPNIIKAILINGSYEITQKITSKAIVVNESIDMVREFLPSWDTAFLNAVLDKIE